AGAACGTGCTACCAACGAAAGAACGGCTAGTAACAAATAGCCCGCATGAGAGATACTAGAATAAGCCATCATTCGCTTGAAATTGTCTTGATAGGCAGCGGTTACATTCCCAATAAGTAAAGTTAATACCGTAATTAGCCAAAAGGCATAGTACCAAAAACTATACACCGCAGAGGTGGCAGTAATAGCGAGGATAACTTTGTACAATGCCGCAAAACCTGCTGTTTTGACTATGGTGGACATAAAAGCCGTAAAAAACGAGGGTGCGCCTTCATATACGTCAGGTGTCCAGAAATGAAAGGGGGCGGCTGAGACTTTGAACAAAATTCCTATCAAAAGCATGGCTATCCCTAATTTGAATAGGTTGTCTGTAATTCCTCCTGCCCCCACAAAGTTTCGTATTTCAGTAAGGCTAAACCCACCCGTAGAGCCATAGATAAATGCAATTCCAAATAAGAGCCAACCTGTGGCAAAAGCACCCATTAAAAAGTATTTCAATGCTGCCTCGTTCGATTTAAGGTTGCGTTTGTCGCTTCCCGTGAGTACATACATAGAAATTGACAAAATTTCTACCCCTACAAAAAGCATAAGCATATTTTCATAGCTTACCATCATAACTGCCCCAACTAACGAAAAAAGCAAAATGGCATAGTATTCGGCAGGTTGTGCTTCTTTTTCACTTAAATATTTTTGTGAAAGGGGTAAAAGCAGCAAAGTAGTCAGCAACAAAATGCCACTAAACAAAATGGAAATGTTGTCTGTGGACATCATGTTGTTGTTAATGGCTTTATCAAATTCAATAATTGGCTTGTTCCAATCTAAAAAATTGACTACCAAAGTAATGAATGTAAAAGTAAAAGCGGCTATGAGCAAAATATTTCTATTTTTGAGAAAGCCCAAAAACAAATTGATAATGCCAAAGACAGAAAGCAGTATGATAGGTAGCATATTTATTCCAATTTATTCAAAGTTTCAAGATAGTTCTAATTATTTAGTTCAAATAAGTTCAAAAATTATTTTGTAATCGCTTTGAGCATAGCTTGTACTGCGGGTTCGGTTAGATTCAAAAAAGTACTTGGGTACATACCTATCCAGAAAACCAAAATTACCAAGGGCAATAATACTAAATTTTCGGTGAGGCTCAAATCTTTGATATTTTGGGTATGCTCGGTTTTTTCACCAAACATCACACCTTGGAACATTCTGAGCATATACACTGCACCAAAAATAATTGTTAGCCCTGCTACTGCAGCTAACCAAACATTTTTTTGGAATAAGCCCGAAAGTAGCAAAAATTCGCCCACAAAGCCGTTGGTAAGAGGTAAAGCCACACTTCCTAATAGTAAAATGGTAAAATACACCGTAAGAATAGGCGTAGTTTGGGTAATTCCACCTAATTCGTTGATTTGTCGGCTATTTGTACGTTGGTAAATCAATTCTACTACATAAAACAAGCCTACTACATTGATACCGTGTGCCAACATTTGCACCAACGCTCCTTGCAAGGCTTGGGCATTGAGGCAAAATACACCTGCTGCCATGAGTCCTACGTGAGAAAAAGACGAGTAGGCTAGTAAGCGTTTCATGTCTTGTTGCCTAATGGCAATAATTGCCCCATAAACAATGCCAATAATAGCTAAAATGATAACAGGAGTTGCCCACATTTCTACACCTTTGGGGACAATCGGTAAAAGCCAACGAAATAAGCTATAAATCCCCATTTTGAGCATAATGCCCGAGAGCAACATAGTAGCAGGTGTGGGTGCGATAGTGTAAGTGTCAGGTTGCCAAGTATGAAAAGGAAATATCGGCATTTTGATAGCAAAGGCAATAAACAAGCCCCAAAATAAATAGCTTTGCACTTCAGGTGTGAGGTTGAGTTTGGTATAAGCTGCAATATCAGCTGTGTGGGGAAGTGGAGTTTGTAAATACAAGTAAATCAAGGAAATAAGCATAAACAAGCTACCGAATACGGTATAAATAAAAAACTTAAATGTAACTTGTATGCGATTTTCTCCGCCCCAAATTGCCGCTAAAAAATAGACAGGAATCAGGGCTGCTTCCCAAAAAAGATAATACAAAAAAGCATCTTGTGCCGTAAACACACCTACCAAAGCACTTTCCATGAATAAAATTAGTGCCGAAAACGTGGCAGGATTTTTATAGTCTTTGCCCCAAGTAGAAAGGATAATGAACGGTACTAACAAGGTAGTGAGTAGTACTAGCAAAATGCTTATACCATCTACACCTACGTAAAAATTGATGCCTAAGGTTTTTATCCAAGGTACATTGGTAACAAATTGTAGCCCTTGGGTGCTATTAAAATTTGCAACATAGTAAAGCGAAACGGCAAATTCGGTTAGGGCAAAACCAAAAGCAATTTTTTTGGCATTTTCACCTCTCAAAAAGGCGGTAATTATTCCCGCAAGGAGCGGAATGAGTATAAGAATGAGCATATTTTATTCAGTTATGTTTCTGCATATATTTTTTAGTTTTTCTGCAAATCTATCAATTCCTGCAAAACATAGCCTTGTAATTGTATTTTTTCAAAAATAGCTATATTACAAGTACGTGTACTTTTCTCTAATTGAATACCTACTTCGTTGGTAAAAATTTGATAGTCTTTGCTAAGTTTTTGCCATAAAAATCCTGATAATTTTCCAATGATAAAACTTTGCAAAGCACTTGAACCCACTACATTTTCTATGCTTTTTTTATTTTGTAATGCTTCTTTATAGCCTTTGTAAAAAATAGGTTTTCCTTCGGCAATTTCATAAACCAAATTTTTGGGTACTTTGCGTTTGGTAATCATTGCTTATTTTCAGAAAACTACATACTTCTATCCAAAAAATTGCACAAAAAGAATGACTGCCATCCCTAATACCATTGCCAAGATATATAAACCTACCTTTCCCGTCTGAATATAGCGAAGTACATCACTCATTTCTTTGACTGTAATCCCCGCTTGCATAACAAGCATATCTATTATATACACCTCTACAAATTGGTGAAATTTCACTGAAAGCCATTCACAGGGTCTGACAATTAAGAAATCATAAATTTCATCAACATAATATTTTTGATAGACCAACTTGGGAAAGCCTTGCATTTTTTCGTCTGCGGGTGGCACCTGTTTTTGAGCCACAAAGAACATATATGCCAACACCAACGAAATAAGAGCAACCCCTACCGAAACGCCCATTAAACCAAACTCTTGGGCATGACTCAAATGCGAGGGCTCAAATGCCGCGGGATTAACCTTTTGCGATAAGGCAAAAAACGGCTTCATAAAATTGCCTAACCAATTGGCATTTTCAGCAAATACCGCAGGAATACCAATAAAACCACCCACTGTTGAAAGAATTGCCAAAATAATTAAGGGCAAAGTCATCACCCAAGGTGATTCATGGATATGGTGCTCTTGCTCGTGTGTACCTCTAAATTTGCCCGAAAAAGTAAGGAAAAGCAAGCGAAACATATAAAACGAAGTTAAGGCAGAACCCACAACGGCAAGCCCCCACATAAACGTATTTTTTTCAAATACGTGCATCAAAATTTCATCTTTGGAAAAAAAGCCCGCAAAAGGTGGAATACCTGCAATAGCTAATGTACCAACAAAAAAGGTGAAATATGTAATTTTGATATGTTTGCCCAAGCCTCCCATATTTCTAATATCTTGCTCGTGGTGCAAAGCATGAATTACACTTCCTGCACCCAAAAAAAGCAATGCCTTGAAAAAAGCATGGGTAATAACGTGAAATAATGCCGCGCTATAAGCCATTACCCCTAAACCTAAAAACATATAACCCAACTGGCTTACAGTAGAATATGCCAATACCTTTTTTATATCGTTTTGGAAAATACCTATCGTAGCGGCTAACAGTGCCGTTGCCAAGCCAACAACTGCCACTACACTCAACGTAAACGGTGCCAAAGTATAAAGTACATTAGAACGCACTACCATGTAAATCCCTGCTGTAACCATCGTGGCAGCGTGTATCAAAGCGGAAACAGGCGTAGGACCCGCCATCGCATCGGGTAACCAAGTATAAAGCGGAATTTGTGCCGATTTACCCACTGCCCCAACAAAAAGCAGCAACGTAATAGCTATCATTAAGCTATCGTTCATTTTGAATATCTCTGCCGCTTTCTTAAATACTTCGCTGTATTCTACTGTATTAAATTGCTGGATGATAAAAAATATGCCCAACAAAAAGCCCAAATCGCCGATACGGTTCATAACAAAGGCTTTGCGTGCTGCATAGTTGTATGCCGTATTTTTATTCCAAAAACCGATTAAAAGATAAGAACACAAACCTACACCTTCCCAACCAATAAACATTATGACATAGTTTGAGCCTAAAATGAGCAAAAGCATAGAGAACATAAACAAGTTCAAAAAAGCCATAAACTTGCCGTAGCCCTCGTCTTCGCCCATATAACCGATAGAGTAGATATGAATAAGTGAACCTACACCCGTAACGAATAAAAGCATTAAGAGCGAAAGTTGGTCAATAAGAAATGAAAACGAAATTTTGAATTTCCCTACGCTAATCCAATCAAACAAAGTTAGGGTAATAGGTTGGCTGCCACCGCTTATAAACGCATTGAACAACACAAGCGAAATAATGAAAGTACTTGCCGAAGCAACTACCGCAATGATGCCCACCAACGGCTTGGCAATTTTGCGAAAAAGCAACCCATTGAGAATAAAACCTAATAACGGAAGGGCAGGAATAAGGCTAATTAGTAGTTTGTAATTCATAGTAAGGCTTTATCTAAAAAGGTAAAATATTGTTTTTCACGTGCAAATATAAACCTTTCATGCAAAACCCGCACAAAGTAACAAAAAACTTACCGCTTTTTGAATATTTACTACTTCTCTAAACTACAAAACTCAAAAAAATGACGGTTAATAGCATACTTTTTAATTCCCAAAGCATTAAGCCAATGTTACGTAAGTTATCATTTTGTTAAATATACTTTTTGCTTACGAAAAACACCTCATAAAGCCATAATTTTGTGCTAATATTTCAAGAAAATACTTTTATACAACCTTTTTTTTCGTTAGGCTTATGAAATCTTTTTTACAAGGTCTTTGGGTTTTGGTTTTAGTTCTGCTCGTGAACACGGCTTGGGGGCAGTTATTAGTTCAAGATTTTAGTACGAACCTAGCTTCTTTTAGCAACTCTACCGTTACAACAGGTACGTACGCAAGTGCTACACCCAATAATACACAGTTTACCGCTTTGGCATCATCAGGTATAGGAATGACAATTGACGTTTCATCAGGGACACTTAATTTTGTAAGAACAGGTAATTCAGGTGCTTTTGTAAGAAATGTAAATTTTAGCCCTACACCATCAGCTTTGCATATTCAATTTGACTTAAATGTTACCACTACTGCAAGTGCTACAAGCGCTGCCACAATGTATGTGGGTCAAAGCCAAACAAATGATAATGCCACTCCCCCAAATGCAAATGTGCATTCACGCCTCGCTTTTAACTTTGTAAATGCTAATCAATTTAGATTACGCGACGTAGCTGGAGGTACAAATGCACCCAACGCATATTCAGGTACACAAACCATTACATGGGTAATTAACAACTCAGGGGCTACTTTAACTTACTCAGCTCCAGATGGTACAAGTGAAACAGTTGCTGACGACAGATGGGACGTTTGGGTTGGAACTTCAAGAGAACTTAATGAAGCCTCTGTAACAACAAGTACAGTTCCCCTCAATCAAATTAAATTTCTTTTTTCAGGTGAAGTCGGTACAATGAATTTTGATAACTTAATAATTCAGCCACTTGATGTGCAGTTTAGAAGTAAAACCTCAGGTAACTTGAACGCTACCGCCTCTTGGGAAGCCTCTCTTGATGGCTCTACTTGGTATAATGCAAACTTTTTCCCTTCCATATCTTCTAATGCAATCCAAATACAAAATGGACACAATATAACCGTAACCAACAACATTACACTTGACCAACTTACTATAAATTCAGGAGGTACGCTAACCGTGAATAATGGTGTAACTTTAACTGCTAACGATGGCACAGGTACAGATATTACAGTGAATGGAACTCTCAACACCAACACCACAGGAGTTGTTTTAGGCTCAGGCAGTTTCACATTAGGTTCAGGAGCAACTCTTCGCACTGCCAATACAAGTGGTGTTTCGGCAAGTATTATCGTTTCAGGTACACAAACCTACAATGCAGGAGCAAACTATGAATTTAATAACCCAAGTGCCAACCAAGATGCAGGTTTTCCCACAGGAGTAACTACTATGAACAACCTCATTATCAATACAGGGGCCGCTAATCGTGTAAATTTGAATAAGAATATTACTGTAAGTGGTACAGTTACCCTTATCCAAGGTGATTTGAACCTAAATGGATTTAACATATCCTTAGGCTCAACAGGGAGCATCGCCGAAAATATTGCCTCACAACATCTTATCAAAGATTTAACTGCCACTACGGACACAGGCGTGAAAGGCGGCTACATTGAAGCTACAGGCAGAACAGTCAATACTGGTACTACTCAAATTGCAGGGTTAGGTGTGTATTTGCAAACCTCTGCGGGTAGTTACAACGATTTGCAAGTACGTCGTTATCATTATACTGCAAATAATGGGGTAGGTATTCGTTTAGTCTATCAATTAAGTAGCCCAAGCGTAGGGACCAACCCAACCACTATCGGCTTCCGCATGCCTACTGCAGAGGAAAATCCGAATAGTCTTACCTTAAATCGTATCTATCGTTGGTCAAGTATGTTAGGCTGGGAATTTATCGCAACCTCTGTAAGTTGTACGAGCTTAGGTTCTCCTATTTGCACTAATTCTGCTCAAACGACCTTCTCCTCTTGGAGTTTGGGCAACGACAGCAATGCCCAATTACCCATTACTTTGCTGAGTTTCAAAGCAGAGCGAACTTATCTGACAAGCCCCGAAGTTCGCCTCACTTGGCAAACCGCCCAAGAAATCAACAACAAAGGTTTTGAGATAGAATTTAGCCCCGATTTGAAAGAATTTACCAAAATCGCCTTTGCTGATGGTGCAGGCAGTACAAATATACCTAAAAATTACACCTTAAACATAAACAATCCTTTGGCAGGTTACTACCGCTTGAAACAAATTGACTTTGACGGTAGCTACGAATATAGCCCTGTGGCATTTGTAGAAAAAGCCCAAAATTACACTCAAATTAGCCTCTACCCTAACCCAATAGCAGAGGTCATTCATTTGGACGGATTAGAACCTAACCAAAAATATGCCTTCAAAATTCAAAATGTCCAAGGGCAACTTATTCAGCACACAGAAGGCACACAAGAGCAGGCTTCACAAAATCTTAGTCAAATTTTCAAAAATCAAAAAACAGGGGTGTATTTTATCCAAATTATAGGAGGTGGCAAGCCAATCACTACCTTAAAAGTAGTAAAACAATAAGCTGCCTCTGCAAAAAAAAAAATCCCCACTTTGAAAAAGTGGGGAATATTTCATTCTTACCCTAATTAGCTGATATTTATTACGCGAGTAGGTTTAGGTTTAGCCTCTTCTTTTTTAGGCAAATTGATGTGCAAAATACCATCTTCGTATTTAGCATCAATTTGGTCTATTTCGATAGTTTGAGGCAAAGTGAAAGAGCGTTGGAATGAAGTATGGCTAAACTCTCTGCGAGTATAGCGTTCATTTTTCTCTTCTTTTTCTTGTTTGGCTTCTGCAGAAATAGTGAGGACATTGTTATCAATGCTTACCTTAAAGTCCTCTTTTTTCAAGCCGGGAGCAGCTACTTCTACACGGAAGCCATTTTCATTTTCTATAATGTTTACAGAAGGAAC
This is a stretch of genomic DNA from Bacteroidia bacterium. It encodes these proteins:
- a CDS encoding T9SS type A sorting domain-containing protein, yielding MNTAWGQLLVQDFSTNLASFSNSTVTTGTYASATPNNTQFTALASSGIGMTIDVSSGTLNFVRTGNSGAFVRNVNFSPTPSALHIQFDLNVTTTASATSAATMYVGQSQTNDNATPPNANVHSRLAFNFVNANQFRLRDVAGGTNAPNAYSGTQTITWVINNSGATLTYSAPDGTSETVADDRWDVWVGTSRELNEASVTTSTVPLNQIKFLFSGEVGTMNFDNLIIQPLDVQFRSKTSGNLNATASWEASLDGSTWYNANFFPSISSNAIQIQNGHNITVTNNITLDQLTINSGGTLTVNNGVTLTANDGTGTDITVNGTLNTNTTGVVLGSGSFTLGSGATLRTANTSGVSASIIVSGTQTYNAGANYEFNNPSANQDAGFPTGVTTMNNLIINTGAANRVNLNKNITVSGTVTLIQGDLNLNGFNISLGSTGSIAENIASQHLIKDLTATTDTGVKGGYIEATGRTVNTGTTQIAGLGVYLQTSAGSYNDLQVRRYHYTANNGVGIRLVYQLSSPSVGTNPTTIGFRMPTAEENPNSLTLNRIYRWSSMLGWEFIATSVSCTSLGSPICTNSAQTTFSSWSLGNDSNAQLPITLLSFKAERTYLTSPEVRLTWQTAQEINNKGFEIEFSPDLKEFTKIAFADGAGSTNIPKNYTLNINNPLAGYYRLKQIDFDGSYEYSPVAFVEKAQNYTQISLYPNPIAEVIHLDGLEPNQKYAFKIQNVQGQLIQHTEGTQEQASQNLSQIFKNQKTGVYFIQIIGGGKPITTLKVVKQ
- a CDS encoding NADH-quinone oxidoreductase subunit N — encoded protein: MLPIILLSVFGIINLFLGFLKNRNILLIAAFTFTFITLVVNFLDWNKPIIEFDKAINNNMMSTDNISILFSGILLLTTLLLLPLSQKYLSEKEAQPAEYYAILLFSLVGAVMMVSYENMLMLFVGVEILSISMYVLTGSDKRNLKSNEAALKYFLMGAFATGWLLFGIAFIYGSTGGFSLTEIRNFVGAGGITDNLFKLGIAMLLIGILFKVSAAPFHFWTPDVYEGAPSFFTAFMSTIVKTAGFAALYKVILAITATSAVYSFWYYAFWLITVLTLLIGNVTAAYQDNFKRMMAYSSISHAGYLLLAVLSLVARSQESILFYSLSYSLATVSAFGVLILVTYPKKSESFDSFNGLAQKNPFLAFVMTVAMLSLAGIPLTAGFIGKLQIFSVAFERGMYSMLVFAVLMSSVGIYYYFKVIIAMYLKESNNEKIEVSTPFIFTLLITTLLTIILGLSPDIFLGLLR
- a CDS encoding Hsp20/alpha crystallin family protein, which produces MSIIRFNRSFPFSNFLEDFFGKDLIHFPQVEQNVPSVNIIENENGFRVEVAAPGLKKEDFKVSIDNNVLTISAEAKQEKEEKNERYTRREFSHTSFQRSFTLPQTIEIDQIDAKYEDGILHINLPKKEEAKPKPTRVINIS
- a CDS encoding NADH-quinone oxidoreductase subunit M, with the translated sequence MLILILIPLLAGIITAFLRGENAKKIAFGFALTEFAVSLYYVANFNSTQGLQFVTNVPWIKTLGINFYVGVDGISILLVLLTTLLVPFIILSTWGKDYKNPATFSALILFMESALVGVFTAQDAFLYYLFWEAALIPVYFLAAIWGGENRIQVTFKFFIYTVFGSLFMLISLIYLYLQTPLPHTADIAAYTKLNLTPEVQSYLFWGLFIAFAIKMPIFPFHTWQPDTYTIAPTPATMLLSGIMLKMGIYSLFRWLLPIVPKGVEMWATPVIILAIIGIVYGAIIAIRQQDMKRLLAYSSFSHVGLMAAGVFCLNAQALQGALVQMLAHGINVVGLFYVVELIYQRTNSRQINELGGITQTTPILTVYFTILLLGSVALPLTNGFVGEFLLLSGLFQKNVWLAAVAGLTIIFGAVYMLRMFQGVMFGEKTEHTQNIKDLSLTENLVLLPLVILVFWIGMYPSTFLNLTEPAVQAMLKAITK
- the nuoL gene encoding NADH-quinone oxidoreductase subunit L, with the protein product MNYKLLISLIPALPLLGFILNGLLFRKIAKPLVGIIAVVASASTFIISLVLFNAFISGGSQPITLTLFDWISVGKFKISFSFLIDQLSLLMLLFVTGVGSLIHIYSIGYMGEDEGYGKFMAFLNLFMFSMLLLILGSNYVIMFIGWEGVGLCSYLLIGFWNKNTAYNYAARKAFVMNRIGDLGFLLGIFFIIQQFNTVEYSEVFKKAAEIFKMNDSLMIAITLLLFVGAVGKSAQIPLYTWLPDAMAGPTPVSALIHAATMVTAGIYMVVRSNVLYTLAPFTLSVVAVVGLATALLAATIGIFQNDIKKVLAYSTVSQLGYMFLGLGVMAYSAALFHVITHAFFKALLFLGAGSVIHALHHEQDIRNMGGLGKHIKITYFTFFVGTLAIAGIPPFAGFFSKDEILMHVFEKNTFMWGLAVVGSALTSFYMFRLLFLTFSGKFRGTHEQEHHIHESPWVMTLPLIILAILSTVGGFIGIPAVFAENANWLGNFMKPFFALSQKVNPAAFEPSHLSHAQEFGLMGVSVGVALISLVLAYMFFVAQKQVPPADEKMQGFPKLVYQKYYVDEIYDFLIVRPCEWLSVKFHQFVEVYIIDMLVMQAGITVKEMSDVLRYIQTGKVGLYILAMVLGMAVILFVQFFG